CCAGGCTGACGGAAAACGCTCCCAGTTCCATTCGTGATCCTCCGCAACTACCGTGACAATTGTAGCTGCGGTGGAGCCCGGCTGCCGCCCCGTGCAGTAGAATCAGGCTGTGGGCCGTAAGATCAAAAACTTGCAGATCCGCCGCGATGACCTTACCGGGCCTGAAATCACGGCGCTGCTGCACGAACACCTCGAGCACATGCACGAGATTTCGCCACCGGGGACCATGCACGCGCTGCCGCCGGAAGCCTTGCGACATCCGGATATTACTTTCTGGTCAGGCTGGGA
This genomic stretch from Gammaproteobacteria bacterium harbors:
- a CDS encoding GNAT family N-acetyltransferase, producing MQIRRDDLTGPEITALLHEHLEHMHEISPPGTMHALPPEALRHPDITFWSGW